One genomic region from Rubinisphaera margarita encodes:
- the prmC gene encoding peptide chain release factor N(5)-glutamine methyltransferase: MEQSEVQKPVTPESAEPWTLQRILQWTTDHLKKHGIESARLESEILLAHARKCQRIELYTHFNEIVSDDVRAKMRDLVKRRVRHEPVAYLVGRKEFFSLNFAVGPGVFVPRPETETLVMEGLSALQEVKNPRILELCSGSGCISISLAKQRADARVTAVELHDAPFQATTHNAEKLKVADRMQVLQGSLFEPVPKEPFDLLVSNPPYVRKDEIPGLAPDIVHHEPHAALDGGEDGLDFVREILTQGPDYVRSGGVCLLEMDPAQMNDAITFAEQTGQWTDLRGINDLAGKPRFLFARRK; the protein is encoded by the coding sequence TTGGAACAGTCGGAAGTTCAAAAGCCGGTGACCCCCGAATCAGCCGAACCCTGGACATTGCAGCGAATCCTGCAGTGGACCACGGATCATCTGAAAAAGCATGGAATCGAATCGGCACGTCTCGAAAGCGAGATTCTGCTCGCTCACGCCCGCAAGTGTCAGCGCATCGAGCTTTACACGCACTTCAATGAGATCGTCAGTGACGACGTTCGTGCGAAGATGCGAGATCTCGTCAAACGACGGGTCAGGCACGAGCCGGTCGCCTATCTGGTCGGTCGCAAAGAGTTCTTCAGTCTCAACTTCGCCGTCGGCCCCGGCGTTTTTGTGCCGCGACCGGAAACCGAGACTCTCGTCATGGAAGGTCTCTCGGCTCTGCAGGAGGTGAAGAACCCTCGCATTCTCGAACTCTGCTCCGGCAGCGGCTGCATCTCCATTTCGCTGGCCAAACAACGGGCCGATGCCCGTGTGACCGCGGTCGAACTCCACGATGCTCCGTTTCAGGCCACGACCCACAACGCGGAGAAACTCAAGGTCGCCGACCGGATGCAGGTCCTGCAGGGAAGTCTGTTCGAACCGGTCCCCAAAGAACCGTTCGATCTGCTCGTGAGCAATCCTCCCTACGTTCGAAAGGACGAGATCCCCGGCCTGGCCCCCGACATCGTGCACCACGAACCGCACGCGGCTCTCGACGGCGGAGAAGACGGCCTTGATTTCGTCCGCGAGATTCTGACCCAGGGCCCGGACTACGTCCGCTCCGGCGGCGTCTGTCTGCTCGAAATGGATCCCGCTCAGATGAATGACGCCATCACCTTTGCAGAACAGACGGGCCAGTGGACCGACCTTCGCGGCATCAACGATCTGGCTGGGAAACCCCGGTTCCTGTTTGCCC